A stretch of the Paenibacillus dendritiformis genome encodes the following:
- a CDS encoding phosphoribosylaminoimidazolesuccinocarboxamide synthase, producing MSTNSIVSTLADAIPFPLLHRGKVRELYEWDADTLLIVVSDRISAFDCVLEPAVPDKGTVLNRLSRYWFERTKHIIGNHVIPCDEECLRTALSARIGSEPEPHQRISSLVSLLSDRMTLAKRAQRVDFECVVRGYITGGGWRQYTATGEVNGIQLPEGLRMNERLPEPIFTPARKHDEGHDEDVAYEVMESQLGPELAGSLRDASLRLYRFAAEECADKGLLLADCKFEFGLIDGELVLIDELFTPDSSRFWDVGSYALDSDIDSLDKEPVRRYLAASGWDRSSTPPPLPAEVVEATRGRYIALYERITAQRWA from the coding sequence ATGTCTACCAACTCTATCGTATCAACGCTGGCGGATGCGATTCCGTTCCCGCTGCTTCACCGCGGCAAGGTGAGGGAGCTGTATGAATGGGACGCCGACACGCTCTTGATCGTCGTATCGGATCGCATTTCGGCCTTTGACTGCGTCCTTGAGCCGGCCGTGCCGGACAAGGGAACGGTCCTGAACCGGCTGAGCCGCTACTGGTTCGAGCGGACGAAGCATATTATCGGCAATCATGTCATTCCTTGTGACGAGGAATGCCTGCGGACCGCATTGTCCGCCCGGATCGGCAGCGAACCGGAACCTCATCAACGCATCTCATCTCTAGTATCCCTATTATCTGATAGAATGACGCTCGCCAAGCGGGCGCAGCGCGTGGACTTCGAATGCGTCGTCCGCGGCTATATCACCGGCGGAGGCTGGCGGCAGTATACAGCGACCGGCGAAGTGAACGGCATCCAACTGCCGGAAGGCCTGCGCATGAACGAGCGCCTGCCTGAACCGATATTTACGCCGGCCCGCAAGCATGACGAAGGACATGACGAAGACGTTGCCTATGAAGTCATGGAGTCGCAGCTCGGGCCGGAGCTGGCCGGGAGTCTGCGGGACGCGAGTCTCCGGCTGTACCGGTTCGCGGCAGAGGAATGCGCGGACAAGGGCCTGCTGCTCGCCGACTGCAAATTCGAATTCGGGCTCATTGATGGCGAATTGGTGCTCATCGACGAATTGTTCACGCCGGACAGCTCCCGCTTCTGGGACGTCGGCAGCTATGCGCTCGATTCGGATATCGACAGTCTCGACAAGGAGCCGGTCCGCCGCTATCTGGCCGCCTCCGGCTGGGATCGGAGCAGCACGCCGCCGCCGCTGCCGGCGGAGGTCGTCGAGGCTACACGAGGACGTTATATCGCTTTATATGAACGAATAACCGCACAGAGATGGGCGTAA
- the purQ gene encoding phosphoribosylformylglycinamidine synthase subunit PurQ, which produces MKVAVLVFPGSNCDMDCVHAVQDTMGIEADRVWHTATDLAGYDLIIVPGGFSYGDYLRCGAIARFAPVMKAVEQAAREGVYVLGICNGFQILTEAGLLPGTLRRNVGLQFRCHAAPIRVARRDTPFTAEYGQGEVVNIPIAHGEGNYYCDEETLRRLKERGQIVFTYEDNPNGSIEDIAGICNEAGNVLGMMPHPERAVSAWLGSEDGSRMFTSILNAWREKHAVNA; this is translated from the coding sequence ATGAAGGTGGCTGTACTTGTTTTTCCGGGATCGAACTGTGATATGGATTGCGTGCATGCGGTCCAGGATACGATGGGAATCGAGGCGGACCGCGTCTGGCATACGGCGACGGATCTGGCCGGCTACGATCTGATCATCGTGCCGGGCGGCTTCTCTTACGGCGATTATTTGCGCTGCGGGGCCATCGCCCGCTTCGCGCCGGTGATGAAGGCGGTCGAGCAGGCGGCGCGGGAGGGCGTCTATGTGCTTGGCATTTGCAACGGCTTCCAGATTCTAACGGAGGCGGGGCTGCTGCCGGGCACGCTGCGGCGCAATGTCGGACTGCAGTTCCGCTGCCATGCGGCTCCGATTCGGGTCGCCCGCCGCGATACGCCCTTCACGGCCGAATACGGCCAGGGCGAAGTGGTCAATATCCCGATTGCCCATGGGGAAGGCAATTATTATTGTGACGAAGAGACCTTGCGCCGCTTGAAGGAGCGGGGGCAGATCGTGTTCACCTACGAAGACAATCCGAACGGCTCGATTGAGGATATTGCGGGCATCTGCAATGAAGCCGGCAATGTGCTCGGCATGATGCCCCATCCGGAGCGCGCGGTCAGCGCCTGGCTCGGTTCCGAAGACGGCAGCCGGATGTTCACGTCGATTTTGAACGCTTGGAGGGAGAAGCATGCAGTCAACGCGTAA
- the purS gene encoding phosphoribosylformylglycinamidine synthase subunit PurS has product MKVKVIVTTKANVLDPQGAAVERAMHSMGYEGVEHMRIGKYMEFELAAANEAEAKEQVERMCKVLLSNPVVEDYRYELEA; this is encoded by the coding sequence GTGAAGGTAAAAGTGATTGTAACGACGAAGGCGAACGTGCTTGACCCTCAAGGCGCCGCCGTGGAGCGGGCGATGCATTCGATGGGGTATGAAGGCGTGGAGCATATGCGCATCGGCAAGTATATGGAATTCGAGCTCGCGGCGGCGAATGAAGCCGAAGCGAAGGAACAGGTCGAACGGATGTGCAAGGTGCTGCTGTCCAATCCGGTCGTGGAAGATTACCGATACGAATTGGAGGCGTAG
- the purL gene encoding phosphoribosylformylglycinamidine synthase subunit PurL — MARDNMRREPSPDQIAAERLYAGMGVTDDEYELMCGLLGRRPNYTEIGVFSVMWSEHCAYKNSKPLLKRFPTTGERVLVGPGEGAGIVDIGDGQAVVFKIESHNHPSAIEPYQGAATGVGGIIRDIFSMGARPVALLNSLRFGSLKEERVKYLFEHVVAGIAGYGNCIGIPTVGGEVVFDDSYAGNPLVNAMCVGLINHEDIQKGVASGVGNPVYYVGPPTGRDGIHGATFASEELTAESEAKRPAVQVGDPFMEKLVMESCLELIQSGIVIGIQDMGAAGLTCSSAEMASKAGNGLELVLDEVPQRETGMTPYEMMLSESQERMLFVIEEHNEPIAMEIFERWGVICRKVGRVTDDGRLRLLFDGEVVADMPVRGLVDECPVYHKPSQEPASYAANQAVDTAGYPEVTDVNAALLQVLASPSVASKEWVYRQYDSMVRASTAVTPGSDAAVVLVRGTRKALAMTTDCNGRYVMLDPLMGGRIAVCEAARNIVCSGAEPLAITDNLNFGNPEKPENFWQMEQAVDGMAEACRMLNTPVIGGNVSLYNENAHGSIYPTPVVGMVGLVHDADHITTQGFKREGDAVLLLGRTKAELGGSEFQSVVHGVAEGRPPEVDLETELRLQRTVLALIQDGLVQSAHDVSDGGLAAAFAECCISGGIGAVLELEAADLRTDIALFSESQSRILLSVQPERAEEAQARCAAAGIPVEGLGRVGGEQIVIRVNGSPAIDLPVHEAERVWKDAIPCLMQ; from the coding sequence ATGGCCCGCGATAATATGCGGCGGGAGCCGTCTCCGGATCAGATTGCGGCCGAGCGGCTGTATGCGGGCATGGGTGTCACGGATGACGAGTACGAGCTGATGTGCGGACTGCTCGGACGCCGTCCGAATTATACCGAGATCGGCGTGTTCAGCGTCATGTGGTCGGAGCATTGCGCGTACAAAAACTCGAAGCCGCTTCTGAAGCGGTTCCCGACGACGGGCGAGCGGGTGCTGGTCGGTCCGGGCGAAGGCGCGGGCATCGTCGATATCGGCGACGGCCAGGCCGTCGTGTTCAAAATCGAAAGCCACAACCATCCGTCCGCCATCGAGCCTTACCAAGGCGCGGCGACGGGCGTGGGCGGGATTATTCGCGACATTTTCTCGATGGGGGCCCGGCCGGTGGCCCTGCTTAATTCGCTGCGCTTCGGGAGCTTGAAGGAGGAGCGGGTCAAATATTTGTTCGAGCATGTCGTCGCGGGCATCGCCGGCTACGGCAACTGCATCGGCATCCCGACGGTCGGGGGCGAGGTCGTGTTCGACGACAGCTATGCCGGGAATCCGCTTGTCAATGCGATGTGCGTCGGCTTGATCAATCATGAGGATATTCAGAAGGGCGTCGCCAGCGGCGTCGGCAACCCGGTCTATTATGTCGGTCCTCCGACGGGACGCGACGGGATTCATGGCGCGACGTTCGCTTCGGAGGAGCTGACGGCCGAGTCGGAAGCGAAGCGCCCGGCAGTTCAGGTCGGCGATCCGTTCATGGAAAAGCTGGTGATGGAATCGTGTCTGGAGCTGATCCAGTCCGGCATCGTCATCGGGATTCAGGATATGGGCGCGGCGGGACTGACCTGCTCCAGCGCCGAGATGGCGAGCAAGGCGGGCAACGGGCTGGAGCTGGTGCTCGACGAGGTGCCGCAGCGGGAGACGGGCATGACTCCATATGAGATGATGCTGTCCGAATCGCAGGAGCGGATGCTGTTCGTCATCGAGGAGCACAACGAGCCGATCGCGATGGAAATATTCGAGCGCTGGGGCGTCATCTGCCGCAAGGTCGGGCGCGTGACGGACGACGGCCGGCTGCGCCTGCTGTTCGACGGCGAGGTGGTCGCCGATATGCCGGTCCGGGGCCTTGTCGATGAATGCCCGGTCTATCACAAGCCGTCGCAGGAGCCGGCGAGCTATGCGGCCAACCAGGCGGTCGATACGGCCGGATATCCGGAGGTCACGGACGTCAATGCGGCGCTGCTGCAAGTACTGGCCTCTCCTTCCGTCGCCAGCAAGGAATGGGTGTACCGCCAATATGACAGCATGGTGCGCGCCAGCACGGCGGTGACGCCGGGCTCGGACGCGGCGGTCGTGCTCGTGCGCGGGACGCGCAAGGCGCTCGCGATGACGACGGACTGCAACGGCCGCTATGTGATGCTCGATCCGCTCATGGGCGGACGCATCGCGGTATGCGAGGCGGCGCGCAATATCGTATGCTCGGGCGCCGAGCCGCTCGCTATTACCGACAACCTGAATTTCGGGAATCCGGAGAAGCCGGAGAACTTCTGGCAGATGGAGCAAGCGGTCGACGGCATGGCGGAAGCGTGCCGTATGCTGAATACGCCGGTCATCGGCGGCAATGTCAGTCTCTACAACGAAAATGCCCACGGATCGATCTATCCGACGCCGGTCGTCGGCATGGTCGGACTCGTGCATGATGCGGATCATATTACGACGCAGGGCTTCAAGCGCGAAGGCGATGCCGTGCTGCTGCTGGGCCGGACGAAGGCGGAGCTGGGCGGCAGCGAGTTCCAGTCAGTCGTCCATGGTGTAGCGGAAGGCCGTCCGCCGGAGGTCGATCTCGAGACCGAGCTGCGCCTGCAGCGGACGGTGCTGGCGCTCATTCAGGACGGTCTCGTGCAGTCGGCCCATGATGTATCGGATGGCGGGCTGGCGGCGGCCTTCGCGGAATGCTGCATCAGCGGCGGCATCGGGGCTGTGCTGGAGCTGGAAGCGGCCGATCTGCGGACCGATATCGCGCTGTTCAGCGAGAGCCAATCGCGCATTCTGCTCTCGGTCCAGCCGGAGCGGGCCGAAGAGGCGCAGGCGCGCTGTGCGGCAGCGGGCATCCCGGTCGAGGGGCTGGGGCGGGTCGGCGGCGAGCAGATCGTCATTCGGGTCAATGGCAGTCCGGCAATCGATCTCCCGGTCCACGAAGCGGAGCGGGTATGGAAGGATGCGATCCCATGTCTTATGCAATAA
- the purB gene encoding adenylosuccinate lyase, whose protein sequence is MIERYSRPEMRAIWTEENKFKAWLEVELCACEAWAELGVIPKEDVEALRAKASFDIDRIYEIEAETRHDVIAFTRAVSETLGPERKWVHYGLTSTDVVDTALGYLMKQANEILEQDLLRFIDILKDKALEYKDTPMMGRTHGVHAEPTTFGLKMALWYAEMQRNLERFRDAADGVQYGKISGAVGTYANIDPFVEKFVCEKLGTKPAPISTQTLQRDRHAEYMATLALIATSLDKFATEIRALQKSEFREVEEAFAKGQKGSSAMPHKRNPIGCENISGLSRVLRGYMLSAYENVPLWHERDISHSSVERIILPDGTMLLNYMLNRFMNIVKNLTVFPENMKRNMQRTYGVPFSGRVMTKLIDRGWSREQAYDTVQPRAMQAWEEQRSFRDIIESTPEITAVLSAEDIEDAFNPSWHLKHVDTIFGQLGLLEG, encoded by the coding sequence ATGATTGAACGTTATTCGCGCCCGGAGATGCGGGCCATATGGACGGAAGAGAACAAGTTCAAGGCTTGGCTCGAAGTGGAGCTGTGCGCCTGCGAGGCATGGGCCGAGCTTGGCGTCATTCCGAAGGAGGATGTCGAAGCGCTGCGCGCCAAGGCAAGCTTCGATATCGACCGGATCTATGAGATCGAAGCGGAGACGCGCCACGACGTGATCGCCTTCACGCGCGCCGTGTCGGAGACGCTCGGGCCCGAGCGCAAATGGGTCCATTACGGGCTGACCTCGACCGACGTCGTAGACACGGCCTTGGGCTACCTGATGAAGCAGGCCAACGAGATTTTGGAGCAGGATCTGCTCCGGTTCATTGATATATTGAAGGACAAGGCTTTGGAATACAAGGATACGCCGATGATGGGCCGCACCCATGGCGTCCATGCGGAGCCGACGACGTTCGGCCTGAAGATGGCGCTCTGGTACGCGGAAATGCAGCGCAACCTGGAGCGGTTCCGCGATGCGGCGGACGGCGTGCAGTACGGGAAAATCTCCGGTGCGGTCGGCACCTATGCGAATATCGACCCGTTCGTGGAGAAATTCGTCTGCGAGAAGCTCGGCACGAAGCCGGCGCCGATCTCGACCCAGACGCTGCAGCGCGACCGCCACGCGGAGTATATGGCGACGCTGGCCTTGATCGCGACGTCGCTCGACAAGTTCGCGACCGAGATTCGCGCCCTGCAGAAGAGCGAGTTCCGCGAGGTCGAGGAAGCCTTCGCCAAAGGGCAGAAGGGCTCGTCCGCGATGCCGCACAAGCGCAACCCTATCGGCTGCGAGAACATTTCCGGCCTGTCGCGCGTCCTTCGCGGCTATATGCTGTCAGCCTACGAGAATGTGCCGCTCTGGCATGAGCGCGATATCTCGCACAGCTCGGTCGAGCGCATCATTTTGCCGGACGGCACGATGCTGCTGAACTATATGCTGAACCGCTTCATGAACATCGTGAAGAACTTGACGGTCTTCCCGGAAAATATGAAGCGCAACATGCAGCGAACGTATGGCGTGCCGTTCTCCGGCCGCGTCATGACGAAGCTCATCGACCGGGGATGGAGCCGCGAGCAGGCTTATGACACGGTGCAGCCGCGCGCGATGCAGGCGTGGGAAGAGCAGCGCAGCTTCCGCGACATCATTGAGAGCACGCCGGAGATTACGGCGGTGCTGAGCGCGGAGGACATCGAGGACGCCTTCAACCCGTCCTGGCACTTGAAGCATGTCGATACGATTTTCGGCCAGCTTGGACTGCTGGAAGGATAA